Part of the Henckelia pumila isolate YLH828 chromosome 2, ASM3356847v2, whole genome shotgun sequence genome is shown below.
ATGGAATCATCTCTTAAGTCAGACTCGTTGACTCCATGTGTcagatcaacaaaatcattgtatgactcattagaaacttgaagtgcaatggacttacctttgtccttttttccaaaattcatcTCCAACTCATAAGTTCGAAGTGAACTCATCAATTCATCCAATCCCAGAATTGATGTGTCTTTTGATTCATCAATAGCACAAATCTTCATTTGAAATCTTTCCGGCAGTGATCTCAACACTTTGCTCACCAGGCGTTCATTTGAAATAGCATCACCAAGATCAATTGCCTCATTCTCGATCTTCCTCAAGCGGCGTTCATAATCATCGATTGTCTCACTCTCTTCCATCCTCAAGTTTTCAAACTGAGAAGTGAGAATCCTTCTTTTGGTTCGACGCACACTTTCGGATCCTTCACAGTGCATTTGAAGTTTTTCCCAAGCCTGTTTAGCACATTCTTTTCATGCAACACTAGTGACAATGATAATTCTACTCAACTAGAATCAGAGAGCAACAAAGCACTGCCAGAAATTTCTTTTCATGCAATTGCAGGAACCAACCATCCACAGACCATACGTGTTACAGGAAGGctgaacaataaaaatataattgttCTCATAGATGGTGGAAGCACTCACAATTTCATTGACCAAGCAACAATTACAAAATATGGGTTACCGGTGATTCGAAACAAGAAGCTTCAAGTTACAGTGGCCAATCAAGAGAAAATAGAGTGTGTGGGTCAGTGTCCATCTCTTACCATCACTATTCAAGGTCATTCCATCACTTCCGATTACTATGTTCATCCAGTCGCAGCATGCCCGTTGATTTTGGGTGTACAATGGCTGGAAACACTTGGACCCATCGAGATGGATTATAAGCACTTAACTATGACTTTCATGTTCGAGGAATTTCCCATACTTTTCAGGGATTAATGAATACAGGAATGGCCCCTCTAACAGAAAGAGAATTCAACACTATTCATGGTACTGGATTTTTCTTCCAAATTACTTCTACAATAAACGATGGTGAACTCAGCCTATACCCATCAGACGTGGCCCATATTCTTGCAGAATTTTCTCAAGTATTGCACCACCTACTAGTTTGCCTCCAAGGCGCTCGCATGATCATTGCATTCCATTACAACCTAATGCGGAACCGGTGAGTGTGCGGCCatatcaatacccgtactaccaGAAAAGTGAAATAGAGAAAATGGTGAAGGAGTTTTTACAATCTGGTTTGGTAAGACCGAGCAACAGTCCATTTTCCTCACCAGTTCTATTAGTCAAGAAGGCAAATGGAGATTGGCGCTTTTGTGTTGACTATCGAGCCCTGAACAATATTACAATCAAGGATAAATATCCAATTCCTGTTATCAATGAGCTTCATGGAGCAAAATTTTTCTCAAAATTGGATCTGCGGGCCGATTACCATCAAATACAAGTACATGAGAAAGACATCCCAAAAACAGCATTTCGGACGCATGAAGGAGATTATGAGTTTATTGTAATGCCGTTTGGACTTACTAATGCACCCGCAACCTTCCAAAGCCTCATGAATGACATATTCCGTCCCTATCTCCGTAAGTTTATTTTGGTCTTCTTTGATGATATTCTCGTGTACTCAAAATCGTGGGATGATCACCGTTCCCATTTGCGAACTATTCTAGAGATCTTGTCTGTCAACAAATTGTTTACGAAAGAATCCAAATGTAGGTTTGGAGTTTTAAAGGTTGACTACTTAGGCCATGTTATTTCTGAACAAGGAGTCGCGGTTGATCCCGAGAAAATACAGGCATTAATTCAATGGCCTACACCCACCACAACCAAGGGTGTCCGTGGGTTCCTTGGTCTAGCAGGCTACTATCGGAAATTCATCCGGCATTTTGGGAGCATCGCTGCTCCTTTACATAAAATCTTGGCTAAGGATGAATTCAAATGGGACAAGACCACCGAGTTAGCCTTTCAACATTTAAAAGAAGCACTGACATCCCCACCGATTTTGAGTCTTCCAGATTTTTCCCAATCCTTTGTTATTGAATGTGATGCAAGTGGAATTGGTATCGGTGCTATTCTCTCTCAACACAATCGTCCAATAGCCTATTTTAGTGAGGCTTTGAAGGGATCAACTTTATCCTTATCAACTTATGAGAAAGAAATGTTGGCTATTGTAAAATCGATTCGTAAATGGCGTCCTTGCCTACTTGGCAAACCATTTATAGTCCGAACCGACCACCAAAGTCTCAAATATTTGCTCGAGCAGCGAATCACTACTCCAGCACAAAATCGATGGCTTCCAAAGATAATGGGTTATGATTATGTTATTGAGTATAAGAAAGGAGCCGAAAATCAAGGAGCACATTCTTTATCTCGCATGGTGGAATTCCAATTTTTGTCCATTTCTAAGCCCCATTCAGATTGGTGGTCAATTTTACAAAAAGAAGTGGAACAAAATCCTTTCTATGCTGACTTGGGAAAAACATCATCTTCCAACCAGCTGATTCAACGCGATGGTGTGTGGTTCAAGAAAGGAAAAATTTATTTGAGTCCATCATCAGCTCTGATACAGACGATCATCACAGAATGCCACTCATCACCTATTGGTGGACATTTCGGATTTCACAAGACTCTAGCCCGCATCAAGCAAAGTTTTTCTTGGTTCAATATTCGCCGACTGGTGAGAGAATTTTTACAACGTTGTGATATATGCCAGCGCTTCAAAACTGATTGTATGAAGCCAGCCGGATTACTTCAACCGTTGCCTATTCCTGCCCGAATTTGGACTTATGTTTCTATGGATTTTATTGAGGGCCTACCACCATCCAATGTACATACGGTTGTCATGGTGGTCGTAGACCGCTTAACAAAGTATGCTCATTTTGCAGCCTTGAAGCATCCATTTACCACTTTGACCGTTGCCAAAACATTTGTTACTACAGTGGTTCGTCTCCACGGCATCCCAACATCaattgtcagtgatcgggacaAGGTGTTTACCAGCTCTTTTTGGCGAGCCTTGTTTGAGCTACAAGGAACCAAGCTTTGTATGAGTTCTAGTTATCACCCGCAGTCCGACGGTCAAACCGAGGTAATAAATTGTATCTTGGAGCAATATTTACGGTGCTTTGCAGGTGAGCAGCCACGTAAATGGCTTGATTGGATTCCTTGGGCTGAATTTAGGTATAACACTTCAGTCCATTCAGCTACCAAAATGACCCCCTTCGAGGCTGTCTACGGCATTCCACCACCCAATGTATTGGCTTATGTTCCGGGCACTTCCCGAATCCAAGCTGTTGATGAGTACCTATTTTATGCGAGTTACGACGCAATCTTTTGCTAGCCCAAGATCGAATGAAAAGCCATGCCGACCAAAACCGCCGCGAAGTTTCTTTCAATGTTGGAGACTATGTGTATTTGAAGCTACAGCCGTATCGACAAAATTCAATAGCCTTTCGCAAATCATTGAAGCATGCCCCACGTTTTTATGGCCCATATCAAATAATTGAGCAAGTGGGAACAGTAGCTTATCGATTGGCCCTTCCTTTGGGATCTCAAATTCATAATGTGTTTCATGTTAGTTTGTTACGGAAACATCTGGGACCAATCACAACAGGAGAAGCTGAACTACCACCAGTCACAGATGCCTCCATGCTTCTTCCACAGCCTGAAGCGGTCTTAGATCATCGTGTTATTCACAAAGGAAATTGCCGTCCGAGGCCTGAAATATTAGTCCAATGGAAGGGGGCAGCTCCTGAAGATGCAACCTGGGAAAATGAATGGCGCTTTGCTAAATCTTATCCTACTTTTTTCCTTGAGGACAAGGAAAGTCTGGCAGGGTGGAATTGATACGTGTTCATGTGCCAAATATAGGTGTAATGTTTTACACCAGACTTCTCGGTCAATGGAAACTGAAGACttagttaatttattttattagctGCTTTGTATTAGTTTACTTTATTAGTTGCTTTGTATTAGTTTTCACATTTATCCAATTATGTACGTAGTGGGAAGTTTAGAAAGAAGTGGATAACATTATCATGTCATTTCTATGCTTGTAAGATGTATAAGAATGGGGAACGTGATGAAGGGAGTTATGGAAGAAAATCCAAAATTATCATTCTCCTTCTAATTCTTTCTTCTTCATTGTCCTCCTCTTAAATTCTTCTTATCACATATCTGAATCTTTAGTGACCAATAATTCTCCTCTACAAGTTTTTGTGACATTAGAAAATTTAATGAACTGGATTGAGCTTTTTGGTTGTAGCTATATTAATGGACGCATCTAAGTTATGAAGCTCCTTAGGCATCATATTCTACAACACAATTATGATTATTTTCACTATTTTGAAAGGTGTAATGTAATGATCTGAAGTTTGATTTCTACGTGAAAACCATGTTAGTGCAGATGGTGTTTGTGTCCAAAGCATTGAGCATCTTGGTTGTGTTTGGGATGCCAAGTTCTTGGAAAATGGCGATGTTTAGACAACTTATTATAATGGAATTGTTCAAATATGGACTTCTAATCATGATAAGTTTGCTGATACTGTGGAACTTGGTTCATTTGCCAGTCAAGTCTCTCAGTACGAGCTCAGTAGGTAACGTACCAAAATATGATCTTGTTAAATTTCTTGAGCTCATGGTTCTGTTTATTTTCAAGTTGGATAACTGGGAAGTTGATTGTCGTACTGATAATTATTAAAGACAGGGATAGTCATGTTTCAAGATCATCATTATGGATATGCATAGATTTTCGTTGAAAGATGCTATTTTTTAATTTCTCCTTGGTTTAGGTGTCTTTTTTTATCATGGTTTTCAATTACATTTTTTATTTGTATCAAGAGAAGAGTTGGGGGCTGAAATTAGAAGATCTGCCTGGACTTGATGCATTAAAAAATCCAGGTATGAGTCACAGAGCAACTTTGTTATTGTAAATGCGTTGGCCAGTTTAGCAACAACTACAAAACTTCAGACATATTATACATGCCAACTGTTTCAATTATGTGATTATCAAGAATATTGGCAAGGAGGCAAAGGTCATTAGAGAAAGAGAGAATATAATGTTGTCACTTATCCATGGAATATACAGGAGCAGAGGTGGGATAAGGTATGAGACAAGCACATTCATGCCCTTGCTCGTTTACTCCCCCGGTTCACTGCAAGGAAACCTGTTCCTCTTTAGTTTGTCTTTTAGATTGTTGGACAACCATGTGCCCTTTGTTTCACCTTTGCCCCAGGGGCATCATTTTGTAATGTGTTATTCATTTCTTAaagatttattttataaaataattttgttgCTGTTTTCTTAAGGGTTTATACATCGAAATTGAATCTCGGCGTTGGGATAGGAGTTGGGATCAGCGTTGAAAACACTAGAGATGGTTTGGTCTTGAATTTGCTGATTCTGGTTTTCTTGAGCTGAATTTCTGAAACATATGAAGACAAAATACATGGGTTGAAGCATTAAACAGAACGTTTCTGTTAATAGAGGAGATAGTTGTATCTAGATTTTGCTGCAACCAGGATTAGCTGTGGTTGAGCTGGAAAAACCGACATCGATGCTGCGGCAACAGCAGCTGGAGTTCTTTGAAAAGTCCTAGATGTGGTTCAACAAACACAAAGTTCTGTTACTACTATAATCTATGTTATCTATTTTAAAAAGAAATAGTTTAATTGTGTATTATCTATATTGTCCTTatgtttatttattgctttaaatTAGTTTTCATTTATTGTGTGTTATATTGACAATGATGTcctttaattgattatttttatttttggcaaactcattgtttcaattttaaatgatcttaaaaattaattaattgtccaaaaatattgttaaatttgttcataaaatttaaaaggcaCACACAAGAAATCGTTACTTTTATTTTCAACTTAGTTTTTATGtttcaatttttcataaaatttaaaggCACACACAAAAAATCGTtactttttttttccatttagtTTTTATGTTTCACCTTTTTGAAATAGTTATGTTTTTCTCTGTATCTATTATTTTAGTTTTCTCTTCTTaatttcttttcttcttattacttaaaaaattaaaattataaattaattataatatatcttaTAACATAGGTAGTTgctacaaaaaaattaattttaaaatattgttatCAAATCAAAGTTAGTTTGCCGTGTATTAATAtttctcaaaataaaaaaataaataagataaaattaattttaatatttattatattaaaaaaaatattttattaatcacAGGAGgatatatcataaaatataaaattataaaaatcttttttaatactaaattttaagaaattttttcttttatattccaaaattttattaaattttggtaataaaatattttaaaattctaatattatatatatatatattatatagtaaAATATTGTGacgatattttaaaatattaaaattttttgaaaagtttagttgttgaaaattgaaatataaaacaaaatttttgtaAGTGAAATTtcttaaagaaaatattttattatttaagaaatgatattataaaatcaattttgtttaatattaagtTAAGTAAGGAATGTCAGTGTTATTGACATTTTTGGAGTATAATAACACACTTCTTTGATTTATTGTATATATTAAATTTGTATTTATCTAATCTAATATGTCTTAAAAAGAAAGAGTTTAATTTTGCATTGTATATATTGTCCTTgggtttattttatttctttaaatTAGTCTTCAATTTgcatttgatttattgtgtgtgttatatttttattgaagtgTTTAATTTGTTTTCTCCAAATGATGAAAATGTATGACATCAACATATTTTGAGGTTCGAGAATGGAGAATTTGTTGGATAGTAAAACGTCGATGTATTTGTTATGACTAATCTTATATTCTCAATATTATgcgttatatataataattttctaatatatcttacaaatgaagagtttaattgtgtattttTATATTGTCATTGAGTTTAATTTATTGCCGTAAATTAGTCTTCTAATATATCTTAAAATGAGATAGTTTAATTGTGTATTGTTACTATTGTCTATATTCTCCTTGAGTTTATTTTATTGCTTTAAATTAGTCTTCGATTTgcatttgatttattgtgtgtgttaaatttttatttaagtgtttatttttttttctccaaATGGCAAAAATggatgacatcaaaatatttcgAGGTTCAAGAATGGAGAATTTTTTGGACAGTAAAATGTCAACGTATTTGTTATAAATTATCTTTTATTCTCAATAAATGtgttatatttaataattttctaATATATATCTTAAAAAAGAAGAGTTTAATTGTGTATAGTCGATATTGTCCTTGGGTTTAATTTATTTCCTTAACATGtgtgttaaatttttatttaagtgtttaatttgttttcttCACATGACGAAAATGGATGGCATCAACATATTTCGAGGTTCAAGAATGGAGATTTTTTTCGACAAGAAAACGTCGACGTATTTGTTATTACTAATATTTTATTCTCAATATCAtgtgttatatataataattttagaatatatCTTAAAAAGGAAAAGTTTAATTGTGTATTGTTTATATTGTCattgagtttaatttatttctttaaattagttttcattttgcatttgatttattgtgtaTGTTAAATTTAAATGATGAAAATGGATGACATCAACATATTTCGAGGTTCAAGAATGGAGAATTTGTTGGACAGTAAAACCTCAACGTATTTGTTATGATTAAtcttttattttcaatattatgtgttatatataataattttctttttgtgttaaattaagtttttgttttgtttttcgtgTCTATGGTTGATATTCtcatttatattatatgtttttgTACTTGTATCTTTTTTTTAACAGCTTTTCAAAGAGATTACATCAAAATGTTCTATAAATCAGGGATCCTGGTacttagattttaatattcagATTTTTCAAAGGTAAAATATCTTTTTGTTCCCATATAcgtatacatatacatatatatatatatatatatatttgaaaaaaaataattttatgttctTTAACTTCTTATAAACTCTATCTTACAATATCGTATatcacgtgcaacgcacgttAAATTTACTAGTTACAGGTAAAAGTCCTAGATGTGGTTCAACAAACACAAAGTTCTGTTACTACTATAATTACAAGTTGTTTCAGACacgccattttttttttttttaaaaagggttgaccccgaaggggacCCCATCCCACATGAGTCAGTAGACACGCCATTTTTGCAAAGCTTGTAAGAGGCATTGGACTAAAGGTGGCACTTTTCGATTTTGCGAAGTTTTGTACCATAATTACAAGTTGTTTCAGCGGTCATTTGTACgtttgaattttatatgtttaATGCAactattatgttttttttagcaatattttaaatgaatatttgtatgttttaaattttatacattCAATTGTGCACTAAATGTAAAGAGAAATAAAATCAAtgacaaaaaatataaaaaaatgaaaagaaaaataagaaatCTCTCCATTACAAAAACATTAAATTTTGATTACAACTGTAGTGTAGGAAAAATTAAGTTTTTTTGCTTTCAATATTAGATAaaaatttgtatgttttaaattttatacattTAATTGTGCactaaatgagaaaaaaaaaaaaatttcaatcgaCCATAAGCATATAGAAAAAAAAGggaaagaaaaaataataaaacatctcAATcacaaacaataaaaaaaatgaggaaaaataaaattaatattaaaaagtttttataaaatatttgtcaaaacacattcttaattatttttaattttaaaactatttttttctaaaatagttgtccaaacatctttttaactataaaatttttttataaaatagttgttCAAACATATTTATTCCaaaaacaaatttgaaaatattttataaaaacttttttaaaaacagttttataaaaacatttttgaagttgttgtccAAATGGAGCCCCAATATCTTATGTGAAATTAAGTTATTATATTGCAGTTAATCGTAGTAGAGAAGCAAAGCATGTATATCAATTGTCAAGAACTACACGGAATACCACTAAGTTGAATATCGTCCCGTTTAGTTTTGTATAAGTCCAACTAACAATCTGAGTCACTGCTAGATTGCTAGTCCAGTTCGATACATAGACTTTaattaatatacaatatttcagTCAACTTAGACCGACCAGTTTGGCTTTTAACCAGTTTTTAACTTAGAAAATGGGTGAACACTAGAATAGGACCAAGAAAAGAGGAAAATAACCAATATATTATgttggatgtttttagaatcgaaTATGTTTGTAGAGGAGAGGGAGATAAAAAcacactttaaaatatttttgaacatgtcttaaaattaaacatagATAATAGCTCAATTGTTAAATTTTACTTAACAGAAATTTTCTTGCGAGAACTGATCATGGTCAGGCAGAAGTATTCTCACGCACTAAATTGATCTGGATAGCTTTTTGGCAGACTGAATTGTGCAAAAATTAAAGTGAGGAAGAAGAGATTTTTTATAGAAGTTCGAAGCTAAAACTTCTACATCTCCCCTACTTCTATTTCCAAAAGGATTTTCACTGGAAGAATTTTATTTATACAACAATTTGCACAAATCCGATCCAATCAACCTTTAAAAGGAACTCCTAGTAACACAATATCAATTCAGATTACGTTCTGATAGAAGTTTGATTGCTTGGTCACTTTGATTAATCTGATAGAACAATTGTATATGATAGAAGTTTTGATAATCAATCTGGTTCTTGTTTGAACACGGAAAACACTTGTAAGCTTGATGAATTAGACTGAATTAGCATGATGTTCAGACGACGTGATTGACTTGGTCGGGTCCTATCAGATCTGGTCTGAATCTGTCTGATCTGGTCTGGTTGTGAGAATGGATTTGAAGATACTAATATGATAAGAGATTCCTtatcattttagttatatttaaaGATCAAATGATTCCATTATATTCTTGGTTTTGTTCAACTTGTTTAACTGATCTGGTCATTGTTTGATCGTATATACGTCATCACCAAAATTAAGATTTTTGCcttattagatatataattaATACTAGTCGCACTTGCACACGTATTGCTTAtgtgattaaaatatgaatattattaattgtatacatatattatattttggtttcaaatcaatttaattttgaaaataaaatgaaggcacaaaaaaatggagaaaatgatgaaaaaaattaagtttaaaATAGAGGTATAGATATTTtttccttattttatttttaatttgaaggttattttagatatttcgttTTTGGGTGCACTAAATCAGTTTTAGTTTGGTTACTAAGTGATGTTcttatttaataatatagtaaaattcgtaaataaatttaatttcatgatttcaaatatatatatatatagttttgatattATGGGCAACCATCATGGGCACCTACATGGGCAACAGCTGACgtgtatatatagagagagtttttgccaaaaattgaaattttccGCCTAAACATGTATACCATAAAAGGAAATAAttctatatattattattattatatatatatgtagagtTTTTGCCAAAAATACTAGTTTTCTGCCAAAACATGTATAccataaaagaaaataatttttaatattaaatattcaCGTACCAAAtctaaaattaatttcaaaactttgcatattcatattaaaatttaaattaagaagtatgagaatataaaataacattaaatatcTATATCGATTctgaaatttaattaatattttttattttttgtttatcaATTGTTTCCTCATTATTGATTAATAATtgatgtatttttaaaaaataataacattaataattatttatcatatatttTTGTAAGTATATTGATTTTGAAATAATACTAATACATTTGCATACGTGTTcaacataataaatattatcaataaataattaccaattatataataaaaattataaatttaaaaaaataataacaaaatatgtAATAAATAGTTAGATTattctttaaaaattttaataaataattaactaataaatattatcaataaaatttaaaataattatcagaaataatattaatataatttcaGTTAATTGCATATGAGTGTAATGAAATTTTAACTAATGgcatatatatgataatttcGGTTCAAGATCTGATATTTTATAggttatttcaaattttataatttgattgaatgtttaatatttttggtttcaaaattttttttgcttttgataatttttggatcacgttttgaaattttatcgtatgttttaaattttaaaatttttgtttcaaattttgaaatatatacacatacacatatatatagagttcttttatggtgcccaacaattATGCTCAATTCCGTGCCCACCATGTATAAGTCAACTCACCAATTGTGCTGGTCAACTcacctattgtacatggtgggcacggaggtgggcatagttgttgggcaccataaaagaactcatatATGTTGGGCAACTCCGTGCCCATCATGTATAAGTCAACTCACCAATTATGCTGGTCAACTcacctattgtacatggtgggcacggaGGTGTGCATagttgttgggcaccataaaagaactatatatatatatatatatatgtatgtatgtatgtgcaGAGTTGTCAACTATATATAATATGTTCCTCtaaaaaattaatgctaacatagaaaataataaataatgctAAATGACAATGTACCAATatattgtttaaaatttaaaattttatcggaTATATTATCAATACtctttaattttagttaatttattgtgttttatATAAGTGTGTGAAATTTTTGTAGATATAtagggaaaataatttttttggtccattaacttgtccatgttttggttttggtctattaacttttctgatgtgggttttggtacactaaatttgcattttttgtgtttattggtccaactgcatacgtgtcaacttttgattggtctaaaatgatgacgtggaccaatcagaagctgacacatatgcagttggaccaaaaaacacaaaaaatgcaAATTTAATGTACCAAAACCCAAATCAAAAAAGTTAATAGACCAAAACCCAAAGGGGGTAAAGTTACTGgactaaaaaacttatttttcctattatatatgataatatacCAATTTTcggtttaaattttgaaattgattGGATGTTATCaatactttttaattttaataaaattttgttcatATATGTAAAATTTTCTgcaaatcatatatataataatgtattaatttttggtgTATAATTTGATCGGATGATATTAATAATTTGTAATGATTTTTGCTAATTTTTAGCATCAATGTATATGTGTAAATTTCGATGAATACTATATACAATAATGTACaattttttgatttaaaattttaaatttgataggATGTATCgctacattttttattttagttaaatttttgtgtctatatatatatatatgttaaaaatttcataaatgctatatatatgatattgtaCCAAtgttcaaatttgaaatttgatagaATATTATCAATACTTtttaatttcatttattttttttttgtgtgtgtatgtggaaattttcataaatgttaTATTACAATGTAAAacatttgaaatttgatataaTGTTATCACTAcctcttaattttgatttattttttgtactatatatatgtaaagattttcattaattatatatatcataatctATCAATTTTGATCAGAAATTTGATAGGAtataacttttttttaatt
Proteins encoded:
- the LOC140878932 gene encoding uncharacterized protein, with the protein product MKSHADQNRREVSFNVGDYVYLKLQPYRQNSIAFRKSLKHAPRFYGPYQIIEQVGTVAYRLALPLGSQIHNVFHVSLLRKHLGPITTGEAELPPVTDASMLLPQPEAVLDHRVIHKGNCRPRPEILVQWKGAAPEDATWENEWRFAKSYPTFFLEDKESLAGWN